CTCCAAGCCAGGGTCACAGAGATACACAAAActtgtctctgccctcaaggagttcacagtttAGTGGAAGAGACATACACGTAAACAGATAATGACAATACAACATGGTCTGTGCCGTGTCACATAAGCCTGCACAAAGTGGTTGGGAATGCAGAAAAGGGAGAACCAACTGCACTGAGGGAGACAGGAAAAGCTGAATAGGAGCCTTCCAGAATAAGAGACTTGGGGAGTGGACAATGAGAGGAAGGACATCCCAGGATATGGAGGGAAAGGCATAAAAGGGTACAGTATTTCCAGGAAATAGTGTGAAACTCTGACTGGTTGGAACTTAGTGTGCCCAGTGAAAGATGAAGCAGGAAGGGTGGGAAGTGACCTGAATCTGAGGAGACCTGTATGCCTTCCTAGGGAGTTTGAACTTTATCTCATAGGCAATGGGGAAAATCAAAGGcagttttaagcagggaaattATATGATCACATACAAGTGATATGATCCCAGTTCTCCTgcctcctagctgtgtgactttgggcaagtcactaaatCTCTGAGCATTAGCgtcttcttctataaaatggggataatagtggtACCTACCTCGCAGGGTTGATTTGAGGAGTAAATGAGCTAATGTATGTATAAAGCAATCAGGACAGCGCCTGGTCCATAATAAGAGCTccataaattttagctattactACCAGGCGTGTTTCTTAGAAAGGTAACTTTGTTGGCAGCAAGGAACATAAACTGCAGTGGGGAAAAGATTGATGGCAGGAGGTCCGATTAAGATGACATTGCAATTTAATCCAGTGATAAATAAGGTCTTGAACTGGTATTTGGATGCGGGAAGTTAGGGAGATGAAAAAGCGAAGAGTAAGTCGAGCTTGGAAGATTGGGTAGATGAGGACAACCATTAACCAAATTCAGAGAGAAGGCTAGCCAGAGGATAGGGGTGTGGGTGCAGGAACAGATAAATGAGTTCAGTTTGGGATCTGCTGAATGAAAAGTGAAGCCGCCTAGGATGGGAACCTGGAGAATATCAACATGCAGGGGGAGGCCAAAAGAGCCAGTGGAGAAAACCGGTCAGCGACCGCAGTGTCAGTGTGAACTGCGTAAGGGAGGTTTAGGGGGCTGAGGGACACACTATCATCAGCTAGCCATTTGTTTATGTTACACAAACACTCAACTCCCCAACATGCATACAGCCTATTTTCTAATCAGTTCTTTGCTTCTTGCTTCTCAGCTTTGTTTCTTGTAGAGaccacatttttttcccttttgccctCTCTTAACTGAAAGAGGGAAAGGTCTAGCATCTCTCAACAGGGGCGACCCCGAAATCACAAgtgaggaggtgggaaggggggaagaaaggaggaaaatgatttttaagaaaagaaaaagagttcgCGGCGACCTCTAATAATTGAAGTTCCACCTCCCTATATCCTGCCACGCCGCTCTCCTGCCGCCCTTATCGGGCTCCCGGCCGCGAAGTAGGACGGGAAACGTAGTCCTCAAGCCTGACCGGGTGGCACGACTGAAGAACTCGGTTTCCCAACTGGCTCTCCAGGCGCGTGCGCAGATGGCTGCCCCGGCGAGTGGTAAACAGAGACGTCAGGCGGGGGCTGCTGCTTGGAGCAAAACAAAAGGGAAacccggggggcggggggtggggggggtacATAGGGGAATTGGTGCGGGAATAGGggagcctggggctgtggggacgTGGACCTTATCAAGAGTGGAGGGCAGGGAAGAGGCGGAGGGAGGGGGAGTCAGGGGAGGGGCAAGTGACGCGGGGGAGCGGGGCGTGGGGGAGTGGGGCGTGGGGGAGGGCAGTGATCCGGGTGGAGGAAATTTGGGAGGAGTGTCCGGGGGCAGCAACTTAAAAGGGGGAGGGAACTGCGGCTAAAGAGACGTTCGGTGATGGGAGCGCAATGTATGAGGGGATACCGTGCCTCAGGTTTAAAGGAGCAGGAAGCTGAGTGAGAGGTTGGAGAAAAAGTGCCTTCGCTAGGCGGAGGTTACAGGTGGTGTCTCAGAAAGAGCTCTTGAGGCTGCAGGCTGTAGTCGAGAAGAGGATCAGAGAACTGTGTGGCAGGGACAGCTTGGGGGCTAGCGTCCTGGGGCGAGGGGGAAGTTCACGACTTTCTGAGGACTGGCAGGAATGTGCCTCCTGGCCCTTAGTGCTTCCCCCCTGGGGGGAGGCATCGTAAGGGACGGTGGCAGGCTCCTCTGAACGCTGAGCGGCCGAGGTCCAACTCCACGTATGGATCCAGGGAATGAGAATTCAGCCACAGAGGCTGCCGCGATCATAGACCTCGATCCCGACTTCAAACCCCAGAGCCGTCCCCGCTCCTGCACCTGGCCCCTTCCCCGACCAGAGCTTGCTACCCAGCCGTCCGAGCCGCCCGAGGTGGAGCCAGGTCTGGGAGAAAAGGTACACACGGAGGGGCGCTCAGAGCCGATCCTGTTGCCCTCCCGGCTCCCAGAGCCGGCAGGGGGCCCCCAGCCCGGGATCCTGGGGGCCGTAACAGGTCCTCGGAAGGGAGGCTCCCGCCGGAATGCCTGGGGAAATCAGTCATATGCAGAACTCATCAGCCAGGCCATTGAAAGCGCCCCGGAGAAGCGACTGACACTCGCCCAGATCTATGAGTGGATGGTCCGCACTGTGCCCTACTTCAAGGACAAGGGTGACAGCAACAGCTCAGCAGGATGGAAGGTAACTATGACCCCCTTACCTCCATCCCAATACCATCTGCCCCTGGGCCCCCTAGCCTCCTTACTTCTACTCTGGGGCCCTTTTTacacccccaccccagagatCCACCTTCAGTCGTCAATTAGACAAACATTTGCTTAGGACATAGTATATGCCATGCTCAGTGCTTGATGCTGGAGGATCACAGATGAATAAGACACTGTCCTTGTCCTGGAGAAAATTGAATTCTCTGCTCACTGCTCAACACTCCCAGCACTTTGGCTTGGGCTGCCCCAAAACACTTATCCCCACAGAGAAGTCTTTATCCTATGTGCAGCAGGGACTGTGTGGATTCCCCACAGGAGCCtagcctgccctcctcctctgcctctcaccCCAACACCTTTTCTCCCATTCCTGTGGGATTGCTTGGATTCCCCGCTTGCCTCCCAATACCTCAGGGTGGAGGTACTGTTCTAGATTACTGTTCCACCCAAGAAGAAGGAGTGGAGTGGCAAAAGGGAGGAAGAGTGATATTCGTGGGGTAAGGTAGCTGGTCCTATgcactaaggaaaaaaaagggctGTGAGCTACtacttgcctcagtttaccctaTAATGCCAAGAAACTCTCCCTTGTAAGGGGCTATCCAAGTTTTGGGGGAAAGTTTTCCTTTACTCTTGGGGAATATTAGTCATGAGAAAAAGAGGTAGGGGTCTGACTTTAGAGCACAAGGTTGGGAGTTCCCTTGGCCTTCCATGAAGAAACTGTGAGGAAAGATCTCGCTAGAAGCTCTGAAAACTTGTCCTGAGAAATATGGGGCTCTAATCATGAAACTGGAGAGCTTCAATCCCTCTGGGTGTCCTGTATCCCCGTAGGTGGTGAGGTCAGCATACAAGGAAGTACAGAGGGTTGAGTGAGCAGAGGGTCTTCCTGTAGGGATACGAGATCCAGGGATCAGATCTGCAGGATCCCCAGGAGCTGGGCAGAACAGAAAACAGGACAGCTGACTGAGACCCTTGGCACTATTTCTGGGTAGACTGCCACGCCACAGTCTCAGCTCATAAAGAGCTCCCCTCCTTGGACCCAGCCTAcacagctgtttttcttttcccttaggTTCATTTTCCAGGATAGGAGAAATAATCATGAGTTGTTACTTATGCTGTGGGAGTGTAGTCCCTCCTTCTAATTTACACGTATACGGGGCTTTTTAGTTTACgaagtagtttttaaattttttattttattcatcttcatgACAATTCTGAGATTCCACGTTTTACGTATTAGGAAACTAAGGTATAGAAAGGTTGGGAAACTCACCTGATATCAGTAGAATGAGGACTTGCACTCGTCTAACTATAAATCATATGCTCTTTCTGCTCGTCCATGCTGCCAAAATGTCTTCATTGAAATAATGGCAAAGCCAAATCAGGCTGAGCTTGGGGTCTCCAAGGCTCTCACCCCGcactctccactcccaccccactccaAGGGGGGAAGCCTCACTCCTGAACTGGCTTTCCTGGTGATGGGCCAAGGTTACTACCACCCCACCAGGGGGCGGCACTCACTTAGAACAAGAAAGCCTAGTTTAGGTGGCTTGGGGAGCAATTAGCAGTCACCCTCCTTCCAACAGGTAAGAATTAGAGGCTTCTAGGGAGCTGACCTCTCCAGGTAGGGAGCTGTACTGTGTACTAGTCCCAAGGCCTAAAGAAGAGGGGATGAAAAAATGGGCCTCGTGGGTACTGAGTAGTAGGGAAAGGAATGGGTCTTCTCAGTAGACCCGGAGTTAGAGGATGAAAGGGGGGAAATCATGGTGGCAGAAGTCACTGTGGTCCTCAGTTACTGAGAGCCCAGGCTGGATGGACAAGTGTGATTCTTTGAAGGAACTAAGAGTATTAATGCAGCCAGAGTAGTTGGAGTGCCATTACTGCAGGGTCCCAGGGAGACCAGGAGTTCTTTGGCTAAAGAGCCCTGGAACAAGAAGCTActtaagcatctttccctaggcaAAGGGTCTCCTCATCTAGAAACACATGAAGTGATTTCTGACTGTCCATAGCCTCAGCTTCCTAGTTGCTCCAAGCCTTTCTGGGCTCCTCTGGAGTTTTAAACACTAAAGAGCTCCATGTGGGAGGTCAAATGCCCCTAAGGTTGGAGATCTTTTGCACAAATTCCTGAGAAGTGGGGGAAAGGaggtagaaaagagaaaggaggttGGGGAGGGGGCACACGAAAGGATGGTGTGACTAGCCTGGAGCAACCAGTAGAAATAAGCCGCTCTGGGGGCTCAAGAAGCTGCCAATCTCTgctccctgggcccctggggaaaaaaaaaaacttatctcTAGCAGAATATCAGCagccagcagggagggaggaagggaggacacATAGCTTCTAATACCCAAGGCCTCAAGAGCTGACAGAGCCTCAAGGAGAGCCTCACCACCGTCACCCAGGGGCCACCCACCAATCGGGCAACAAATATTGATTATGTACTGGGAGCTTGACACTCTGAGGGGGCACTGCTGGGGGCTGCCTGGCTGGACAACGTGATCCGTGACCTGGGCGCTTATACTTTGACACTAATTATATGACACTGTAAACAATACAATGTAGATTGGGTAAAATCGTGTGGAACAGTTAAAAAATACTGTACAAGTtgggcccggcccggtggcacagcggttaagtgcgcacgttccgctttggcagcccggggttcaccggtttggatcccaggtgcggacatgacaccgcttggcaagccatgctgtggcaggcgtcccacgtataaagcagaggaagatgagcatggatgttagctcagggccagtcttcctcagcaaaaagaggaggattggcagatgttagctcagggctagtcttcctcaaaaataaaaatactatacaAGAAATTTGGCTGCAGAAGTCAAGCAACCACTTTATAAAAGAGAGGGGCCTTAAGCTTGGTCTTGACAAACTAGGAGAATTTAGGGAGGGGAGATCCTTCCCAGgaccaggagggaaggaggaatgtgCCTTGTGTATTTGAGGCACAGTGAGAAGCCTGGCCTGAACGTACTTGAGGCTGTGTgtccacaaactgggagaaatcagaaaaaaggAATGTTCAAATCCTGTAGAGAGCTGGGGCCCAGATGTCCTGTGGGGAGTGGAGcaccagccatgctgaggttCCAGCCGCTCAGTCTGTTCAGAGAACTGGCCCAGGACAGGGTAGGTCAGTCCTGGGCTGGTGTTATGCCACTGCCCTGTAAACTCCATCCAAGCCTGTACTCAAGGAAAGGGGAGCTGTGGCATGCTCTTTCCCACCTGAGTCTAGTTCCTGATGTACCAGGAGTGCATCTCCCCAATGCCCACGAGCCCCAGACAGCCCCCCAAAGACTTGGGAGAAGTACAGTGTTGTGAGCTTTTCCAGGGTGGGCGCAGTGTCCTCTGCAATAGGTTATTACTCAGGTTGTCTCCTGGGCCCCTGTGCAAAGGAGTCTGGAGCAGAGGCCGAGCAGCTTGTCTTCGGGTGGGAACTCTGTATGgtctcctcctccactcccaaCCCCCGCCCCTACCTTGGCCTGTTTTCGCCCTGGATTTGACTAGCTTTGAGTCTCCAGGAATGCCCCTGCCATGTCCCAGCATCCTTTTAGACTGGACTGCCGGCTGCTGACCTCCCCTACACACACCTCATGCCCCtttcctgctgcctctgccctctccagAACTCCATCCGCCACAACCTGTCCCTGCACAGCAAGTTCATCAAGGTTCACAACGAGGCTACTGGCAAGAGCTCTTGGTGGATGCTGAACCCCGAGGGAGGCAAGAGTGGCAAGGCGCCCCGCCGCCGAGCAGCCTCCATGGATAGCAGCAGCAAGCTACTCCGGGGCCGCAGCAAGACCCCCAAGAAGAAATCAGCTGTGATGCCAGCCCCACCTGAAGGTGCCACTCCGACGAGCCCTGTTGGCCACTTTGCCAAGTGGTCAGGCAGCCCTTGCTCTCGAAACCGCGAGGAAGCTGATGTGTGGACCACCTTCCGTCCACGAAGCAGTTCAAATGCTAGCACTGTCAGCACCCGGCTCTCCCCCAGGAGGCCAGAGTCTGAGGTGCTGACGGAGGAGGAAATACCAGCCTCAGTCAGCAGCTATGCAGGGGGTGTGCCTCCCACCCTAAACGAAGATCTAGAGCTGTTAGATGGGCTCAACCTCACATCTTCCCATTCCCTGCTATCTCGGAGTAgtctctctggcttctctttgcAGCATCCTGGGGTTACGGGCCCCTTACACACCTACAGCACCTCCCTCTTCAGCCCAGCAGAGGGGCCCCTGTCAGCAGGAGAAGGGTGCTTCTCAAGCTCCCAGTCTCTGGAGGCCCTGCTCACTTCTGATACGCCACCACCCCCTGCTGATGTCCTCATGACCCAAGTAGATCCCATTCTGTCTCAGGCTCCAACACTTCTGTTGCTGGGGGGAATACCTTCCTCCAGCAAGCTAGCCACAGGAGTCGGCCTATGTCCTAAGCCCCTAGAGGCTCCAGGCCCCAGCAGTCTGGTTCCTACCCTTTCGATGATGGCACCACCACCAGTCATGGTGGGTGCTCCCATCCCCAAGGGCCTGGCGACTCCTGTGCTCACACCCCCTACTGAAGCTGCAAGCCAAGACAGAATGCCTCAGGATCTAGATCTTGATATGTATATGGAGAACCTGGAGTGTGACATGGATAACATCATCAGTGACCTCATGGATGGGGGCGAGGGACTGGACTTCAACTTCGAGCCAGGTACGGCACCCCCTAATCATGGTAGCATCTCACAACCTATACCCACTCCTCAGTGCCCAGCTAGTCCCATGATCTGATCAAGCGGGAGATTTGAACAAGGGGTGGCTGGAGATCCTGGGATATTGGAGGGAGGATGTCATATTAGAGTGGCATGGTTTCCAGATGAGACCTCCAGGCCCTCCAGCAGTGCCCACCCCTACAGGGCAACACaggagaggtggggggaggggctctctctgttttccttggtATGGACCTTGATGATGGAAAGTTGTCATGCCCCAGATCAACCTCTTACCTTgtcctccatttttttctccccacagatCCCTGAGCCATGGCTGGAAGCTTTGTCCCCTGCTTCAGAGGTGGAGCCAGGCATGCCCATATCCACTCTTTACCCTTGACCCATCCCCGGGAATTTGGGACCCTACTTTAGAGCTAGGGTGGGGTCTACTCACACGGGTGttaaggaaattataaagataaagCTGCCCCATATGGGAActatgggaggagggagaggggagggggaaagggagagggttTATTCTCACTGTGCCAATTAGGGGGTAAGGCCCCCTCCCGGGAGCCATCCTCGCCTCCCCTCATTCCCACCCCCTAGGTTTTGTAGCAGGGGCGAGCAGTGCTGTTGGAAATGTGAAGTCACCAGTGGCCTTACCCCTGCCTTTGGGAGCAGGATTTTTTGTAGAGTCTtatctgagctggtccaggctaGACTGAGCCTGGGATTTTTATGCAGTGGCCCCTTAGgccagtggggggggggggggctagTGGAGACCTGGAAGGGCCAAGGTCTGAGCACTGGAGTGGCTCACCAGGCCAAATCATCCTTGGAAGGCTGCAGATAACAGAAAgtctttttataaacttttaaagaaatataaacacaaatatagaGATTTTTAACAGTGGCAAGGTGCTAGTGATGGGGagaatgcttttttctttctgaaggctTTGTCATAGTGACAGGATACAAACACTACAGACATTACTTGGGGAAACATGGAGAAGTCGGGGAGGGAACTCCAGGCTGACAGAGAGCAGCAGTGGGGAGGCGTACTGAGCAAGGGGAAGAGCCCCCAagtggaccaggtcagaacaaggTCTGGTGGAAGTAGCTTGGAGTTTCCCTAAGGAGAAAGCTAAGCCAGGTCCCCTCATTCTGTCACCTTGTGCCTGGCAGTGTGTGGTATTGGGGTGCAGCCACACTCTTGCATGACCCACTGTGAGTTAGTGCTATGGTGGGAGAGTGCATTGAAGACCTGGAATTAGTTTGTGGCCTgggaaggggatgggaggggagagaagagaaggagggaaggatttAGGGTGGTAAAGTTAGGCACAGAGACCTCCCTGTTCAAGGCCCCTGACAGCTGTCCCTGCCCTTCTTCCCCTTGCCTGACTACAGGGGTTATGTGGAAGTGTGTGTGGCGGCAGACAGGGGGAGGGGCAAGACAGGGAAGGGGGAGCAGGAGAGCTTGGCTGAGGGTCTGGGAAATGAGCAGGGATGGAGGGGAATGTGGATCAGGTTTACTAGCACCTGCCAGGGAGGCCATCTGGGGCTCCTTCTCCACCCTAGCCCCCaaagcagcccctcccccagtccccttTGCATtgtcccctcccccgcccctgctGTGGGTTCCCATCATTTCCTGTGTCAGCGCCTGGCCTACCCAGATTGTATCATGTGCTAGATTGGAGTGGGGAAGTGTgtcaaatcaataaatgaataaattcaataaatgcCTATAACCAGCCCTTGTTTCTGCTGTCTTGCTGCTCCCCTCGGataagggggagggaggggaaagacaAATGGCTGACCAGAGGGACTGCCCAGAGGCAGAGATGTGAGGGGTCTGGATTTTGGCAggcaggtgggggtggtggagtgtggtggggggagggaaggtGCCCATGGTCACCTAAccccagcaggagcaggagggctgTGATAGGCCTCCCAAGGGGAGGTAGTCTGGTTGGAGAAGACCCCACCTCCTACTCTGTCCCTCAAAGGTTCATTGTACTAGACTTCCCAGTCTTTCCTCATTCCCACCTGTgtgcccaccccagccctctcctGCTGCTCCTACCCGCCCTCAGAGCCTCCACAGTGCCTGGAGCATACTTAGGCCTTGGTGCAGATATTGAGAGGAAGGAGTCTTTCTTGAAAAAGGAACCTCACATTAAATACCAGTCATTTCATACCTAGTATTGCTGCTCTCACTTGGTCTGTTTATTTGGTTAGCGACGTTTAGTCTTCCTACTGAGAACGTCTGCTCTGGTCTTAGAGAACTGACCCTTGCGAGTGGACTTCTGGTTATGTGATCGTCTTGATGATTTGgactggaaaaggaaaggatCAGTAAGTAGTTAAAGAGGCCCCTGCAGGGAAGCTTTCTTCAACTAGGGCCAAAGGTAGGACAAAAGAAGTGAGAGGCAGGTCTTGGGCACGCATGTTAGATTTGGAAAGGAAATTCATCCCAGAGGGCAGGGGTAGAGGAGCCTTCAGTTGGCTGGTGGGGAAAGGGGGGTGCTGGGACAGAACACATTTGGGGAGTCTTACTGAGGCTTTCGCAGAGGGTTCAATTATAACGACTTTCTTGGCTTCTTGgcttttaagcatttttattcGGCTCCTCTCCAGCTCATCACATTGTGTGCGCAAGGCCCCTAGGAATGAGGAAAAGGCACCCCCACCTCTGAGGACTAGAGAGCTTACCTACCCATCCCGTCCCTCCCATCGTTCAAAGGATCACTTGGAGTAACAAGGCCTAAAGCTAGGCTGAGGAGTGATCTGAAGGTGCCTAAGCTTTCCCCTTTTTAGTAGGAATTGGGACACCAAGACTCCTAGAGAAAAAGATG
This DNA window, taken from Equus przewalskii isolate Varuska chromosome X, EquPr2, whole genome shotgun sequence, encodes the following:
- the FOXO4 gene encoding forkhead box protein O4 → MDPGNENSATEAAAIIDLDPDFKPQSRPRSCTWPLPRPELATQPSEPPEVEPGLGEKVHTEGRSEPILLPSRLPEPAGGPQPGILGAVTGPRKGGSRRNAWGNQSYAELISQAIESAPEKRLTLAQIYEWMVRTVPYFKDKGDSNSSAGWKNSIRHNLSLHSKFIKVHNEATGKSSWWMLNPEGGKSGKAPRRRAASMDSSSKLLRGRSKTPKKKSAVMPAPPEGATPTSPVGHFAKWSGSPCSRNREEADVWTTFRPRSSSNASTVSTRLSPRRPESEVLTEEEIPASVSSYAGGVPPTLNEDLELLDGLNLTSSHSLLSRSSLSGFSLQHPGVTGPLHTYSTSLFSPAEGPLSAGEGCFSSSQSLEALLTSDTPPPPADVLMTQVDPILSQAPTLLLLGGIPSSSKLATGVGLCPKPLEAPGPSSLVPTLSMMAPPPVMVGAPIPKGLATPVLTPPTEAASQDRMPQDLDLDMYMENLECDMDNIISDLMDGGEGLDFNFEPDP